Genomic DNA from Haloplanus aerogenes:
CACTCTCGACCGCGGCGAACGCCTCGGCATCGTCGGCGAGAGCGGCGCGGGCAAGACCGTCACCGCCCTCGCCGTTCTCGACTTGCTCGACGATCCCGGACGGATCGAGGGCGGATCGATCCGCTTCGACGGCGAGGAAATCGTCGGTGCCTCACCCGAACGGCTTCGTCGCCTCCGCGGCGGCGAGATCGGGATGGTGTTTCAGGACCCCGAGACGGCGCTCAATCCCGTCTACACCGTCGGCGAGCAGGTCGCGGAGGCGGTGCGCGTCCACACCGACCGCGAGGGCGAGGCCGCCCACGACCGCGCCGTCGCCCTCCTCGACCGCGTGGGCATCCCCGACCCCGCGACCCGCGCGACCCAGTACCCCCACGAGTTCTCGGGCGGCATGGCCCAGCGGGTCGTCGTCGCCATGGCGCTCGCCGGCGACCCCGACCTCCTGATCGCGGACGAACCGACCACGGGACTGGACGTGACCATCGAGGCCCAACTCCTCGACCTCCTCGACGACCTCGCGGCCGACGACCTCGCCGTGCAACTCGTCTCCCACGACCTCGGCGTCGTCGCTGGCTTCTGTGATCGCGTGCTGGTGATGTACGCCGGACAGGCCGTCGAGCGTGCGTCCGTCGGCGACCTGTTTTACCACCCACGCCACCCCTACACGGCCGGCCTGTTGAGCGCCATCCCGCGCATCGGCGACGACCGCGACCGTCTCGCCACGATTCCCGGCACCACGCCCGACCTCGCCTCGCCGCCGCCGGGCTGTCGCTTCCACCCCCGATGTCCCTACGCCGAGGACGCCTGCACGAAACGCGATCCGCCGCTGGTCGGCGTCGACAGCGAGGTGCGGCGCACCTCGGAGAGCGGAGCCGGTGAAGCCGGCAACGGCAAGGCGCGACGCGCCTCGGAGAGCGGAGCCGACGCCAGCGACCACCAAGCCGCTTGCCTCGCCTACGTCGACGACGCCGACTTCGACGGCGATCTCGATTTCTTCGTCGAAGTCGCGGGAGACGAAGACGACGCGGAGGCCGACTCGTGACCGACCCGCTCGTCAGCGCCGAGGGACTGGTGAAACACTACCCGACCGAGGACTCGTTTCTCGCTCGACTGCTCGGCCGACGGCGGTGGGTCCGCGCTGTCGACGGCATCGACCTCGACATCTACCCCGGCGAGACGCTGGCGCTCGTCGGCGAATCTGGCTGTGGCAAGAGCACGCTCGGGCGGACGCTCCTCCACCTCGACGAACCGACTGCGGGGACGGTCCGTCACCGCGGCGACGACCTCGGAACCCTCTCCGCCGCCGACCTACGGACCCGCCGGCGCGACCTTCAGTACGTCTTCCAGAACCCGACCGCGAGTCTCGACCCGCGGCTCACCGTCGGCGACGCCATCGGCGAAGCGCTGGACGTACACGGCATCGCCTCGGGCGCCGAGCGTGACCGTCGGATCGCGGAGCTGCTGGAGACGGTCGGCCTCCGCCCGAGTCACGCCGCGCGCTACCCACGCGAACTCTCCGGCGGCCAGCGCCAGCGGGTCGGCATCGCTCGCGCCCTCGCTGTCGACCCCGAGTTCGTCGTCTGCGACGAACCCGTCAGCGCCCTCGACGTGTCCGTGCAGGCCGGCGTCCTCAACCTCCTTGCGGACCTGCAGGACGAGTTCGGCCTCACCTACCTCCTGATCGCCCACGACCTCTCGGTCGTCCAGCATCTCGCGGACCGCGTGGCGGTGATGTATCTCGGCGAACTCGTCGAAGTCGGGACCGTCGAGGAGGTGTTCTCGCCGCCCTACCACCCCTACACGTGGTCGCTCCTCTCGGCGGTCCCCGAACCCGACCCGCAGTGGGATCGGGAACGGGTCGTCCTCGACGGCACCGTCCCTTCTGCGACCGATCCGCCCGACGGCTGTAAGTTCCACACCCGCTGTCCCATCGTGCAGGACGACTGCGACGAGTGGGACGATCACCCCGACCTCACCCCCGTCGCCGGCGCCCGTATCGGCGCCGGCGACCACTCCAGTATCGGCGCCGGCGACGACGATGCCGACCACACCCACGCCATCGCCTGCCCCTACCACGAACGACTCGATGTCGACCCGGAGGCCGACCAGTGACCCGTCCCCCTCGCCGCGCCGAGCGCACCGACGCCCTCGCCCGCGATGACGACCATCCGAACACGCCGCCCGCACCGTCGACCACCCGCTCGTTCGACGCCGCGAAGGCGAGTCACGCGCTCCTCCCTCGCGCCCTCCGCCGCCGCGCCCTCGTCGTCGACTGCGACACCGACCGCGACAGCTACGCCTCCGACCAGCCCGTTCGTCTCCGCGTCACCGTCCGCAACCGCTTCCCCCTCCCGCTTCAACTGCGCACGACCGCGCCCGTCCCGTGGACGTGGTCGGTCGACGGCGTGGACCGCGCCTCCGAACTCGATTCGCTCCCCGACGAGACCGGCACTCTCCGTCTCGCCCGCCGCGAGACCAAGACCTTCGAGGCCGTCTGGTACCAGCGCATCCGCGTCGCCGCCGACGAGTGGGTGGCCGTCGCCCCCGGCGCACACACTATCGGGGTTCGCCTCCTCGTCGCCGACCCGACCGACCGCCTCGCGGCGACGACAGCCGTCCACATCGAATAGCCCAAGGCCAGCGGGCGCGCAGGGTGACCATGCGCCAGTTCGTCGTCGTCGGTCACGACGCCCCCACGACGCCCGACTTCGCCCTCGACGACCTCGCGGGCGCAGCCGGGCGCCTCGACGTGCTCTGTCGGTGTGTCAACTCCGCCTTCTTCCTCTCGCACGCCATCCGCGAGGACGTGCGCGCCCACCTCGTCCTCGCCGACGAGTTCACGGTCACGTTCGAGGGGAGCGACCTCCGCCGGCTCAACCCCGACGAGCGGAGTACGGCGGCGCTGATCCGCAACGCCTTGGAGCGCCGCGAGGACGCTATCGGCCACCAGCCGGTCGAGTCGAGTCCCGGCGTCTCGATCCGCCGCCGCGGATTCGAGGCGACTGTCGACGCGCTGGACGGCACGCTCGTCCACCTTCACGAGGACGGCACCCCCGTCGTCGACACCGAACCGCCGGTCGACCCCGTCTTCGTCCTCTCCGATCACCACGACTTTACGGCCGCCGAGGCCGACCTGCTGGCCGAACGAGCCGACGCGCGCGTCCGTCTCGGGCCGACGGCGCTCCACGCCGACCACGCTATCGTCGTCGCGCACAACTACCTCGACACCGAGGGGTTTCGGTCCTACTGAAGCCCGGGAATCACAACTGTTAAACTCGGCGCTGGCGTTCGTTCGACTGCGGGCCGGTGGGGTAGCTTGGTATCCTTCGGCCTTCGGGTGGCCGTAACCACGATTCAAATTCGTGCCGGCCCATTTTCCCCACTTTCGAACCGACGAGCGGAGCGAGCGAAGTGAGCGACGGCTCTCGGGTGGTCGTAAGTACCATACGCCGACGACCGGTATCGTGCGTCGATGGCCACTTGCAGTTTCTGCGACGCTCACGCCGAGCACCTCATACGGTGCAATTACTGTGAACGGCGCCACTGCTCCGAACACCGTCTCCCGGAGAATCACGACTGTCCTGATAGGCCGACTATACTGAGTCGGGGACTCGGGGGTGACGGTCCGTCGATAGATGATCGTCGAGGAACGTGGACGAAGCGGATCGAACGGGTCCGTGAGAAAGAGACTTCACGGGATAACCCGCCGACCGCCGAGTATCGGCAGGCACGACGGGAGCACGAAGACGACGATACGGACACGACGAACGTGCTAACGTGCCCGAACTGCGGTGCATCTACGGATCGCATTCTCGATTGCGGCGACTGTGGCCAGTCGGTCTGTCCGGCATGCCGAACGGCCGACGACCACGACTGTGTCGCCACTACCGAGGACACCGACGACGAATCGGACTCGACACCCGTTCGAGAGTCGTTTTTCGGGCGATTATTGGATCTTCTCGGTCGATAGTCTTCGGCATCCTGCTCGGTGGTCTCGCTCTCGGCTGGTGCGGCCGCCGTGTGGGAGTCACTCGGCCCGTCCGGAACAGCCTTTAACCGTTCACCCCCCTACCCTCAGACGTGGACGCTCCGTTCGAGGTTCTGGGGGTCGACCCTGACGCCGACGACGCCGAAATCGATCAGGCCTATCGCCGCCGCATCATGGAGACGCACCCGGATCAGGGCGGGTCGGCGCGCGCCTTCCAGCGAGTCAAGACGGCGTACGAACGCATCGTGGCGATGCGGAACGGCGAAGCCGCCATCGACCGAGACGCCGCCGACGAGGCGGACCACCACCACGACGCCGGCGCTCGGGTCGAGTATCTCAACTACGAAGTGATCGACGACCGCGGGTGGTCGCTCGACGACGACGACCTGTTCGCGACGGCCGCGGATGCGGGTCTCGACCCGCAGGATTACGGCGAGTTCTTGGTCGAACCCGGCGAGACGCTGCTCGAAGCGGCCGAAAACAGGGGCTTCGCGTGGCCCTACGCCTGCCGCGGCGGGGCGTGTGCGAACTGTGCCGTCGCGGTCGTCGAGGGCGAGATGACGATGCCTATCGATCACGTCCTCTCCACGGAGATGACTGAGCGTGGCATCCACCTCTCCTGTATCGGCGCTCCGGCGACGGCCGAGATGCAGGTCGTCTACAACGTCAAACACATGCCGGAACTCGACGAACTCCGGCTACCGGCGTACCGGTTCGAGCGGACGCAGTCAGTCGATTAGCGTCGTCGACGGCCGTACAGTGCCAGCGTGCCGAGCGCCAGCACTGCGCCCACGATGCCGAAGCCGGGGCCGTCACCGGCCGTGGTGGTCGGTGTGGCGGTTGGGGTGGTCGTGGGCATCGCCGTCGGTTCGGGCGTGGCTGTCGGCGTCGCGGTGGCCGTCGCCGTCGGTTCGGGTGTCGCCGTCGGTGTCACCGCCGCTGTCGGACTGGCGGTCGGCATCGGCGTGGCGGTCGGGGTCGCCGTCGGGGTGGGCGTCGCACCCCGCACGCGCACCGTCGCGGTTCGGGTGCCGGCCTCGATGTTGCTCCCGGTTGCGGTGACCGTGTACCGTCCCGGCGTGGGTTCGAGATCGACGGTGACGCGCTGACCGCTCTCCGTGATCCGCGTGGTGGCGACTTCCTCGCCGGACGGCCCGACGACGGAGACGTTGAGCCGATCCGCCTCTTCGAAGTTGTAGCGGGCGAGGATCGTCAGTCGGTCCAAGTTCTCCGGATCGACGCTCCCGCCGCCGACGCTCTGTGATCGCTCGTCACGGAGTTCGAGCGTCGATACTTCCGGCCGCGTGACGCGGAGGTCCGCCCGCACGTCGCTGTCGTTCTCGGCGTAGTACGCGCCGGGAGCGACGCCGTCGAAGTCGGCGTTCGTCGAATCGACCGTGAACGACGCGCCTCCTCCGACGGTGGTGAAGGTCGTCGGACCGGTGCCGACGGTTCCGCCGCCGGACAGTCGCGCCGCCGAGATGTTCAGCGTCTCGCTCACATACACCTGTACTGGTGGGGCGGTGTCCGCCGGTCTGTCGCGTGGTTCGCTCACGGCAACCGCGGGGAGGGCAACCGCGCCGACGAGGAGGGCGACGAGGAGGGCGACCGTGAGACCGTTCGTGTATCGTGTCACTGAACTATTATTGGGCGAACGAACACATAAATATAGACCCCGTAACCCCGTGGTCGCGTCCGGTACGCGACGATTAGTGGGGGGAAGGTTCCTACTGCCGGTTGTGAGTCGACCGAGAGCGTCGCTACTCCGCGGGTAGCGACGCTCTCGAAACAGTCGCAGCCGACAGTATAAATAGGTGGAGCGGAAATCCGGGGGTATGAATTGCCCGCAGTGTGGCGGCACGCTCGCCACGTACACCCTGGACGGCGAGGAGGCGTCCGTCTGTGAGGACTGCGGCTACGTCGGCATCGCGGCCGAACACCGGGGTGAGCCCCGGACGATCGAGTCGTGGGACGATGCCCTCCGCCGATTTTACCGCGCCCACGGGAGCGACGGAGCCCCGAGCGTCGACCTCAAGCCCCCGCTCTCCCGACCTGCGACCGGATCGACCGAGGAGGGCGAGTCGTGGGACGACGCACTTCGTCGGTTCCACGCCCGGCAGACGGCCGACGTAGCGGAGTCGGACGAGGTGACGGCGGACGAATCGGCCGAGGCGGCAGACGAGGCGGCCGAGGGCTCGGACGACGAGACAGAAGGGACGGAGACGATGGACGGGGCCGAGAGCGAGAATGAGGCCGACGGCGCCGATAGCGCTGCGGGCGAGAGAGACGAAGATGTCGATGCTGACGCGGTGGGCGAGGACGACACTGCGGACGAGGATGTCGAAGC
This window encodes:
- a CDS encoding ABC transporter ATP-binding protein yields the protein MALLEVEDLDVRFYTEGGVVQAVDDLSYTLDRGERLGIVGESGAGKTVTALAVLDLLDDPGRIEGGSIRFDGEEIVGASPERLRRLRGGEIGMVFQDPETALNPVYTVGEQVAEAVRVHTDREGEAAHDRAVALLDRVGIPDPATRATQYPHEFSGGMAQRVVVAMALAGDPDLLIADEPTTGLDVTIEAQLLDLLDDLAADDLAVQLVSHDLGVVAGFCDRVLVMYAGQAVERASVGDLFYHPRHPYTAGLLSAIPRIGDDRDRLATIPGTTPDLASPPPGCRFHPRCPYAEDACTKRDPPLVGVDSEVRRTSESGAGEAGNGKARRASESGADASDHQAACLAYVDDADFDGDLDFFVEVAGDEDDAEADS
- a CDS encoding ABC transporter ATP-binding protein, with amino-acid sequence MTDPLVSAEGLVKHYPTEDSFLARLLGRRRWVRAVDGIDLDIYPGETLALVGESGCGKSTLGRTLLHLDEPTAGTVRHRGDDLGTLSAADLRTRRRDLQYVFQNPTASLDPRLTVGDAIGEALDVHGIASGAERDRRIAELLETVGLRPSHAARYPRELSGGQRQRVGIARALAVDPEFVVCDEPVSALDVSVQAGVLNLLADLQDEFGLTYLLIAHDLSVVQHLADRVAVMYLGELVEVGTVEEVFSPPYHPYTWSLLSAVPEPDPQWDRERVVLDGTVPSATDPPDGCKFHTRCPIVQDDCDEWDDHPDLTPVAGARIGAGDHSSIGAGDDDADHTHAIACPYHERLDVDPEADQ
- the trmY gene encoding tRNA (pseudouridine(54)-N(1))-methyltransferase TrmY, producing MRQFVVVGHDAPTTPDFALDDLAGAAGRLDVLCRCVNSAFFLSHAIREDVRAHLVLADEFTVTFEGSDLRRLNPDERSTAALIRNALERREDAIGHQPVESSPGVSIRRRGFEATVDALDGTLVHLHEDGTPVVDTEPPVDPVFVLSDHHDFTAAEADLLAERADARVRLGPTALHADHAIVVAHNYLDTEGFRSY
- a CDS encoding AN1-type zinc finger domain-containing protein, whose product is MATCSFCDAHAEHLIRCNYCERRHCSEHRLPENHDCPDRPTILSRGLGGDGPSIDDRRGTWTKRIERVREKETSRDNPPTAEYRQARREHEDDDTDTTNVLTCPNCGASTDRILDCGDCGQSVCPACRTADDHDCVATTEDTDDESDSTPVRESFFGRLLDLLGR
- the fer gene encoding ferredoxin Fer, with the translated sequence MDAPFEVLGVDPDADDAEIDQAYRRRIMETHPDQGGSARAFQRVKTAYERIVAMRNGEAAIDRDAADEADHHHDAGARVEYLNYEVIDDRGWSLDDDDLFATAADAGLDPQDYGEFLVEPGETLLEAAENRGFAWPYACRGGACANCAVAVVEGEMTMPIDHVLSTEMTERGIHLSCIGAPATAEMQVVYNVKHMPELDELRLPAYRFERTQSVD
- a CDS encoding PGF-CTERM sorting domain-containing protein — translated: MTRYTNGLTVALLVALLVGAVALPAVAVSEPRDRPADTAPPVQVYVSETLNISAARLSGGGTVGTGPTTFTTVGGGASFTVDSTNADFDGVAPGAYYAENDSDVRADLRVTRPEVSTLELRDERSQSVGGGSVDPENLDRLTILARYNFEEADRLNVSVVGPSGEEVATTRITESGQRVTVDLEPTPGRYTVTATGSNIEAGTRTATVRVRGATPTPTATPTATPMPTASPTAAVTPTATPEPTATATATPTATPEPTAMPTTTPTATPTTTAGDGPGFGIVGAVLALGTLALYGRRRR
- a CDS encoding TFIIB-type zinc ribbon-containing protein; translation: MNCPQCGGTLATYTLDGEEASVCEDCGYVGIAAEHRGEPRTIESWDDALRRFYRAHGSDGAPSVDLKPPLSRPATGSTEEGESWDDALRRFHARQTADVAESDEVTADESAEAADEAAEGSDDETEGTETMDGAESENEADGADSAAGERDEDVDADAVGEDDTADEDVEADATDETEDESEGVEADAGGR